In Pyricularia oryzae 70-15 chromosome 2, whole genome shotgun sequence, one genomic interval encodes:
- a CDS encoding eukaryotic translation initiation factor 6, giving the protein MAVRAQFENSNEVGVFATLTNSYSLVAIGASGNFYSVFEAELQDVIPICRTTIAGMRIVGRLTAGNRKGLLVPTTTTDQELQHLRNSLPDEVKIQRIEERLSALGNVIATNDHIALVHPDLERETEEIIADVLGVEVFRQTVADNVLVGSYMSLSNQGGLVHPKTSIQDQDELSSLLQVPLVAGSINRGSNVVGAGMVVNDWMAVTGLDTTATELSVVESVFRLGEGLGPSNINTNMKDTMVESFY; this is encoded by the exons ATGGCCGTCCGCGCTCAGTTCGAAAACTCCAACGA GGTCGGCGTTTTTGCCACTCTTACCAACTCATACTCGCTCGTCGCCATCGGTGCGAGTGGAAACTTCTACAGCGTGTTCGAGGCCGAACTCCAGGACGTTATCCCCATCTGCAGAACCACGATTGCTGGCATGAGGATAGTGGGTCGTCTTACAGCAGG AAACCGCAAGGGACTGCTAGTGCCCACCACGACGACAGACCAGGAGCTGCAGCACTTGCGAAACAGTCTACCGGACGAGGTCAAGATTCAGCGCATCGAGGAGCGGCTATCGGCGCTCGGCAACGTCATCGCGACCAACGACCACATAGCACTCGTGCACCCGGATCTGGAGCGCGAGACGGAGGAGATCATCGCCGATGTGCTGGGCGTCGAGGTCTTCCGGCAGACGGTGGCCGACAACGTGCTTGTCGGCTCGTACATGTCGCTCTCCAACCAGGGTGGTCTCGTCCACCCGAAGACGTCGATCCAGGACCAGGACGAGCTGTCAAGCCTGCTGCAGGTGCCGCTCGTCGCCGGTTCCATAAACCGCGGCAGCAAcgtcgtcggcgccggcatGGTTGTCAACGACTGGATGGCCGTCACGGGTCTCGACACCACAGCCACAGAGCTGAGCGTCGTGGAGAGCGTCTTCCGCCTGGGCGAGGGTCTGGGCCCAAGCAACATCAACACCAACATGAAGGACACCATGGTGGAGTCGTTCTACTAA
- a CDS encoding DNA damage tolerance protein rad31 — protein sequence MQDSMTAAALPPLVQPLAEEVQQAQTIQQPDANGDAHQASGISADEIALYDRQIRLWGMQAQEKIRSANVLLVTVKALANEIAKNLVLAGINSLTIVDHEVVTAVDFGAQFLLSEDEGHLGMNRAEAASVNLRKLNPRVNVNVDKEDIRTRGPNYFQNFSVVIATDLDPDAFNIINLATRIVNKPFYAAGSHGFYGYIFADLIEHVFVIQRDEGNVATKLQPESRTRDVIDVQVKKEGGKSIERVTKRERYSTWTLSDVAPLPEEYRKSPRRLRAVTPVLSCLRALFEFQQEKGRLPALNRREDLERFTTLATERHHKLGLPVSTLKSEVLRSFLQNIGSELAPVTAIIGGQLAQDVINVLGASQAPIQNTLIFDGNTMEANMYPLHPEDDQLGSGQLVFSSPAGVQFAVDSSNAMAAGVVPDPSLMIPPVNMAGPDIAGPGPDMTLGQ from the exons ATGCAGGACTCAATGACAGCAGCGGCGCTGCCGCCATTGGTGCAGCCGCTGGCGGAAGAAGTGCAACAGGCTCAGACTATTCAACAACCTGATGCCAATGGTGACGCACACCAGGCAAGTGGCATCAGTGCAG ACGAAATTGCCCTGTATGATCGCCAAATCAGATTATGGGGGATGCAAGCGCAGGAAAAGATCCGTTCCGCCAACGTCCTCCTGGTTACTGTCAAGGCGTTGGCTAACGAGATCGCCAAGAATCTGGTTCTTGCTGGTATCAACTCTCTGACGATTGTCGACCATGAGGTTGTTACCGCTGTTGATTTTGGAGCTCAATTCCTGCTATCCGAGGATGAAGGTCACCTGGGGATGAATCGCGCCGAGGCGGCCAGCGTCAACCTGCGCAAGTTGAACCCTCGCGTCAACGTTAATGTCGACAAGGAGGACATTCGGACAAGAGGCCCCAATTACTTCCAGAACTTCAGCGTCGTAATCGCCACCGATCTGGATCCCGACGCCTTCAACATCATAAACCTGGCCACCCGCATCGTGAACAAGCCCTTCTACGCCGCTGGCTCGCACGGCTTCTACGGCTACATCTTTGCCGACCTGATCGAGCACGTCTTTGTCATCCAGCGCGACGAGGGCAATGTCGCCACCAAGTTGCAGCCCGAGTCTAGGACGCGAGATGTCATCGACGTCCAGGTAAAGAAGGAGGGTGGCAAGTCCATCGAGCGCGTCACCAAGCGTGAGCGCTACTCGACCTGGACGCTGTCCGACGTCGCACCTCTCCCTGAGGAGTACCGCAAGTCGCCCCGCCGTCTACGTGCGGTCACGCCCGTTCTCTCCTGCCTACGCGCGCTCTTTGAGTTCCAGCAGGAGAAGGGCCGTCTGCCCGCTCTCAACCGACGTGAAGACCTTGAGCGCTTCACGACGCTTGCTACCGAACGTCATCACAAGCTGGGACTGCCCGTCTCGACGCTCAAGTCCGAAGTGCTGCGCAGCTTCCTTCAGAACATTGGCAGCGAGCTGGCTCCCGTGACCGCCATCATCGGCGGCCAGCTGGCCCAAGACGTCATCAACGTGCTGGGAGCATCGCAGGCTCCCATTCAAAACACCCTCATCTTTGACGGAAACACCATGGAGGCCAACATGTACCCTCTCCACCCAGAAGACGACCAGCTCGGCAGCGGCCAGCTGGTCTTCTCATCCCCGGCGGGTGTACAGTTCGCTGTGGATAGCAGCAACGCCATGGCCGCTGGCGTAGTGCCGGATCCATCATTGATGATCCCTCCGGTGAACATGGCCGGGCCGGACATAGCTGGACCCGGACCGGACATGACCCTTGGACAGTAA